A DNA window from Streptomyces bacillaris contains the following coding sequences:
- a CDS encoding phytoene desaturase family protein, translating into MARIAVIGAGTGAMAAAARLAVAGDKVTVYERSASYGGSLGRHEHEGFVFDTGPGLLHLPAVQRDLFVKTGRESLEQCVTLTQVDPASSHLFADGTAVSLPNASRAGVASALDAALGAGAGERWTGFLERARDAWDRSRRPLLEEPLRADHQVLGRDPYPALRQRRLLRTRLAATVAEIGAWELGDARLAALLDGYALSYGLDPRTAPASAALLPYMEQSFGSWYVMGGMRELARAVYERCVARRVEFVFGAEVVRVLEKDGRAAGVELADGAVAEADRVVLGVRPHAGLVPGQQVWGAGDVTVRPGAAVPGRFTVLLSLRGGRDADAVHRTVVHSADTAAEQEAVFGGRVAAHPTVTVLRPDDPATRPDEAHEAVTLTAVVAPQGPVEWTDPAVRQRFAELLVERAEAAVPGLRERILHTEVRTPAETEAETGAEGGAVPPPALAGAEGAYLHPGNLTRLPGLYLAGGWSHPGGGLAHAGMSGTLVAGLVVEGDGFRGSQ; encoded by the coding sequence ATGGCACGAATTGCGGTGATCGGCGCCGGGACGGGCGCCATGGCGGCGGCCGCCCGGCTCGCCGTCGCGGGTGACAAGGTGACGGTGTACGAGCGGTCCGCGAGCTACGGCGGCTCGCTCGGCCGCCATGAGCACGAGGGCTTCGTCTTCGACACCGGGCCCGGTCTGCTGCATCTGCCCGCCGTCCAGCGGGACCTCTTCGTGAAGACCGGCAGGGAGTCCCTGGAGCAGTGCGTCACGCTGACCCAGGTCGACCCGGCGAGCAGCCATCTCTTCGCGGACGGCACGGCGGTCTCCCTGCCCAACGCCTCACGCGCCGGAGTGGCCTCCGCCCTGGACGCGGCGCTCGGCGCCGGCGCCGGGGAGCGGTGGACCGGGTTCCTGGAGCGGGCCCGGGACGCCTGGGACCGGTCGCGCCGGCCGCTGCTGGAGGAGCCGCTGCGGGCGGACCACCAGGTGCTGGGGCGCGACCCGTATCCCGCCCTGCGGCAGCGTCGGCTGCTGCGCACCCGGCTGGCCGCGACCGTGGCGGAGATCGGCGCCTGGGAGCTGGGCGACGCCCGGCTGGCCGCCCTGCTCGACGGCTACGCCCTCTCCTACGGCCTGGACCCGCGCACCGCGCCCGCGAGCGCCGCGCTGCTGCCGTACATGGAGCAGTCCTTCGGCAGCTGGTACGTGATGGGCGGGATGCGGGAGCTGGCCCGGGCGGTGTACGAGCGGTGCGTGGCCCGGCGGGTGGAGTTCGTCTTCGGCGCCGAGGTGGTCCGGGTTCTGGAGAAGGACGGCCGGGCGGCGGGCGTGGAGCTGGCCGACGGTGCGGTGGCCGAGGCGGACCGGGTGGTGCTGGGGGTCCGGCCGCACGCGGGGCTGGTGCCGGGTCAGCAGGTGTGGGGCGCGGGCGATGTGACGGTCCGGCCGGGTGCGGCGGTGCCGGGGCGGTTCACGGTGCTGCTCTCGCTGCGCGGGGGCCGGGACGCGGACGCGGTGCACCGGACCGTGGTGCACAGCGCCGACACGGCGGCGGAGCAGGAGGCGGTGTTCGGGGGGCGGGTCGCCGCGCACCCGACGGTGACGGTACTGCGCCCCGACGACCCGGCGACCCGCCCGGACGAGGCGCACGAGGCGGTGACACTGACGGCGGTGGTGGCTCCGCAGGGCCCGGTGGAGTGGACGGACCCGGCAGTGCGCCAGCGGTTCGCGGAGCTGCTGGTGGAGCGGGCGGAGGCAGCCGTTCCGGGGCTGCGGGAGCGGATTCTGCACACGGAGGTCCGCACGCCCGCGGAGACCGAGGCCGAGACGGGGGCCGAGGGCGGTGCGGTGCCGCCGCCGGCGCTGGCCGGTGCGGAGGGCGCGTATCTGCACCCCGGCAACCTCACCCGGCTGCCGGGGCTCTATCTGGCGGGCGGCTGGTCGCACCCGGGCGGCGGGCTCGCGCACGCCGGGATGTCGGGGACGCTGGTGGCCGGACTCGTGGTGGAGGGCGACGGCTTCCGCGGTTCGCAGTGA
- a CDS encoding DUF4126 domain-containing protein has translation MSVIPLVFTSGWASGINAYAVVLLLGLFGATGVSDEVPAALQRTDVLIVAGVLFLCEVVADKIPYVDSVWDTAHTVIRPVAGAVIAALLAGESGSLPELAAGAIGGSTALMSHLVKAGTRMAVNTSPEPFSNIGMSIVEDLGVAGVVTFAMFNPVAAAVIAGVLLVLGIVLVVFLASRIRRFLRRRAQRREEKGLAATGGPLPPG, from the coding sequence GTGTCCGTAATCCCTCTGGTGTTCACAAGCGGCTGGGCGAGCGGGATCAACGCCTACGCGGTGGTCCTGCTGCTCGGCCTGTTCGGCGCGACCGGCGTCTCCGACGAGGTCCCCGCCGCGCTCCAGCGCACCGATGTGCTGATCGTGGCCGGTGTGCTCTTCCTCTGCGAGGTGGTGGCCGACAAGATCCCGTACGTGGACTCCGTCTGGGACACCGCGCACACGGTGATCCGCCCGGTGGCGGGCGCGGTGATCGCGGCCCTGCTCGCCGGGGAGAGCGGTTCGCTGCCGGAGCTGGCGGCCGGGGCGATCGGCGGGTCGACGGCGCTGATGAGCCATCTGGTGAAGGCCGGTACGAGGATGGCGGTCAACACCTCCCCGGAGCCCTTCAGCAACATCGGGATGAGCATCGTGGAGGACCTCGGTGTCGCCGGGGTCGTCACGTTCGCCATGTTCAACCCGGTGGCGGCGGCCGTGATCGCCGGGGTGCTGCTGGTCCTCGGGATCGTCCTCGTGGTCTTCCTGGCCTCCCGGATCCGCCGCTTCCTGCGCCGCCGGGCCCAGCGCCGCGAGGAGAAGGGCCTGGCCGCGACGGGCGGTCCCCTGCCTCCCGGCTGA